A genomic stretch from Mastacembelus armatus chromosome 12, fMasArm1.2, whole genome shotgun sequence includes:
- the lyz gene encoding lysozyme C, protein MNCLVFLLLVTLASAKVYQRCEWARVLKSHGMDGYRGISLANWVCLTRWESEYNTAAINHNTDGSTDYGIFQINSRWWCNNGQGRTANGCNINCNTLLTDVTASINCAKRVVRDPNGIGAWVAWRNHCRNRDLSSYVSGCGV, encoded by the exons ATGAATTGTCTTGTGTTTCTGCTCCTGGTGACTTTGGCCAGTGCTAAAGTCTACCAGCGCTGTGAATGGGCCCGAGTTTTGAAGAGTCATGGGATGGACGGCTACCGTGGCATCAGCTTGGCCAACT GGGTTTGTCTGACCAGATGGGAGTCAGAATACAACACTGCAGCCATCAACCACAATACTGATGGATCCACTGACTATGGCATCTTCCAGATTAACAGCCGCTGGTGGTGTAACAATGGCCAAGGTCGCACTGCAAATGGATGCAACATCAACTGCAACA CGCTTCTGACTGATGTCACTGCGTCGATCAACTGTGCCAAGCGTGTTGTTAGAGATCCCAATGGCATCGGAGCCTG GGTGGCCTGGCGCAATCACTGTCGCAACCGTGACCTGAGCTCCTATGTGTCAGGATGTGGTGTGTAA